The sequence below is a genomic window from Ipomoea triloba cultivar NCNSP0323 chromosome 2, ASM357664v1.
AGATACCTAACTACAGCTATACTCTTAATGCACTGAAACTGTTGCCATATACAAACCCAATATGAAAACTCTAAATAGCAGCTGAACAGAAATAAATCTTTAGCAACAGAATGAAATCTATTGCAAATAACACAACAGTTTCCATAttttcaattgaaaaaaattaaataaataaaagaaaagaaaagaaagagaagtaCTGTATAATTCACCTCAAATCATACTATCGATATATGCACGGACATAAGAAACAATCCATGTATTATTCTAAACTATCAGAGAATAAACAGATTATTTAACAAAGCGAAAATATATTTATCGGTATCAAAATTCGATAGAGGGCCAAAGGAAACGAACCTACAGAGGAGGAGGCGATAGCGGAACCACAGCCGAAGGTCTTGAAGCAGGCGTCAACGATCTTCCCACTCTCATCATCGACCTTAATCTGAAGCTTCATCACGTCGCCGCAGGCCGGGGCGCCGACCAACCCAGTGCCGACGGTGGGGTCGTTCTTGTCGAAGGAGCCGACATTGCGGGGGTTGTTGTAGTGGTCCACCACCCTCTCGTGGTAGAGCCGCGGCAGCCCCGCCGTGGCCCTCTCCGCCGCCGCAACTCGCGGCGCCAGCCCTAGAACTCTGTTGGCGGCAAGCTTCAACATCCTTGCCGAATTAATCGTTGATAATTTCGCGTAAACGATTTCTTTGTGGGATTGAAATTGTTTGTTTGATTTCTGGGAGAGAATTTTAGGTTAGTTGAAGTGCGTAAATGCGTTTGAGGGAATAGGAAGGacacaatttagtaatttacaattatatagaTTCGTATTTACCCTGTTTTCTGGGAGAGTGGAATTATCTAGATTTTATGTGGAGTAGGAGtacagtatttttttaaaaaatattttattttcatgatttaTCAAATAAATTTGTCTATGTTTTATTACAAACACTAGTATTTTTTGCCCGTGTGTTGCACATAATAAATTTGTAgaatatttgaattgatatacaattatatatttatataaattataatatcaaatattatatagcgcaattgatgaaattggttgaatcaattatgttttctttgattgaattagagtaaataattgtctaattatCTGTGCGATAtacgaataaatttttttattatatatttaaataataaaataaagataaaattataaaaattttctctAAGCTCACGCTCATGGATCCACTTTGCAAAATGGACCTGAATTCATATAATTT
It includes:
- the LOC116006823 gene encoding iron-sulfur cluster assembly protein 1-like, coding for MLKLAANRVLGLAPRVAAAERATAGLPRLYHERVVDHYNNPRNVGSFDKNDPTVGTGLVGAPACGDVMKLQIKVDDESGKIVDACFKTFGCGSAIASSSVATEWVKGKQMEEVLTIKNTEIAKHLSLPPVKLHCSMLAEDAIKAAVKDYETKRAKLSPIEQAEKAADA